A window of Gambusia affinis linkage group LG03, SWU_Gaff_1.0, whole genome shotgun sequence contains these coding sequences:
- the LOC122828206 gene encoding ral guanine nucleotide dissociation stimulator-like isoform X3: MVFSPAMLTEAGSVKQGQLLEMFDSSWKVRSIWDGVKLEVVEDRSPVVLHSFTHLDPDLPLVESSTQEIGEEAEEDAIFTITLRKMQLHQSASKGQRWLGVDTDSALSLYETCKVRTIKAGTLERLVEYMVSAFRGKDSTYVTIFLCTYRSFATTKQVLDLLLNRYAKLQNVPAVSAHRVSQDDCTELRNTVSSILGAWLDQYSEDFWSPPNYECLHQLLAYLHLHFPGSDLERRARNLLAHFHRRQQWEHIGCPFATQEESGFEDELPAFSFLSFDPIMVAEQFTLMDADLFKKVVPYHCLGGIWSQRDKKGKEHLAPTIRATVAQFNSVTNCVITTCLSNPALKPNQRARLIERWIDVARECRILKNFSSLRAILSALQCNSIHRLKRTWDEVARESVRTFRELSEIFSDDNNYSLSRELLVKEGTSKFATLEINPKRAQRRHQQQRDLGVMQGTIPYLGTFLTDLVMMDTAMKDYTEGGLINFEKRRKEFEVIAQIKLLQLASNNYSFTQESHFREWFAAVEKLSEAESYNLSCEIEPLSESASNTLRAKKNGGIMKRWSDRQLTEAGCSGGAGSHSKSFDHSHYRPYQGGGGDSGDALSVTSVSSSGSDLEDVNTSFLSDSPEGHERKTSTPSVKLTVSALGREAPAADTTSTCPPQFWECTSLSSLDTSGMGSSSGSASGSSSTSSSSVSSSTPLSASRSHKRSVSAVSNYSTLSLPLYNQQVDDCCIIRVSLDVENGNMYKSILVTSQDKTPAVIRKAMIKHNLEREKTEDYELMQKISEDKELRIPDNANVFYAMNSTANYDFVLKKRGSARPVRAKNVASSTLPRMKQKGLKIAKGIF; the protein is encoded by the exons agcTCGACGCAGGAGATCGgcgaggaggcggaggaggatgCCATCTTCACCATCACCCTGAGGAAGATGCAGCTCCACCAGTCGGCCAGCAAGGGGCAGCGTTGGCTGGGTGTGGACACGGACTCCGCCCTGAGCCTCTACGAGACGTGCAAGGTGCGGACCATCAAGGCCGGCACGCTGGAGAGGCTGGTGGAGTACATGGTGTCGGCCTTCAGGGGCAAAGACTCCACCTACGTCACCATCTTCCTCTGCACCTACCGATCCTTCGCCACCACCAAGCAGGTCCTGGATCTCCTGCTCAACAG ATATGCCAAACTCCAAAACGTTCCTGCAGTTTCTGCACACAGAGTCTCCCAGGACGACTGCACGGAGCTGAGAAA CACCGTCTCGTCCATCCTGGGTGCGTGGTTGGACCAGTACTCCGAGGATTTCTGGAGCCCTCCGAACTACGAATGTCTGCACCAGCTCCTGGCCTACCTCCACCTCCACTTCCCCGGGTCGGACCTGGAGCGCCGCGCCCGCAACCTGCTGGCCCACTTCCACCGCCGACAGCAGT ggGAACACATTGGCTGCCCCTTCGCCACGCAGGAAGAGAGCGGTTTTGAGGACGAGCTTCCTGCTTTCAGTTTCCTGTCGTTTGACCCCATCATGGTGGCGGAGCAGTTCACGCTCATGGACGCG GATCTGTTCAAGAAGGTGGTGCCGTACCACTGCCTCGGTGGCATTTGGTCTCAGCGGGACAAGAAGGGCAAGGAGCACCTGGCTCCCACCATCCGAGCCACTGTGGCCCAGTTCAACTCGGTGACCAACTGTGTGATCACCACCTGCCTGAGCAACCCGGCGCTGAAGCCCAACCAGAGAGCCCGGCTCATCGAGAGGTGGATCGATGTGGCGCGG GAATGTCGGATCTTGAAGAACTTCTCCTCTTTGCGAGCGATCCTCTCTGCCCTGCAGTGCAACTCCATCCACCGCCTGAAGAGGACCTGGGACGAAGTTGCTCG GGAAAGCGTCAGAACCTTCAGAGAGCTTTCTGAAATCTTCTCAGACGACAATAACTATTCCTTGAGTCGAGAGCTGCTGGTGAAG gAGGGAACCTCAAAGTTTGCAACTTTAGAAATCAACCCCAAACGAGCTCAGAGGAGACACCAGCAGCAGAGAGACTTG GGAGTCATGCAGGGGACCATCCCTTATTTGGGAACATTCCTAACGGACCTGGTGATGATGGACACTGCCATGAAGGATTACACAGAG ggtGGTCTGATTAACTTTGAGAAGAGGAGAAAg gAATTTGAGGTTATTGCTCAGATCAAACTTCTCCAGTTGGCCTCCAACAACTACAGCTTCACTCAGGAAAGCCACTTCAGAGAGTGGTTCGCAGCCGTGGAGAAACTCAGCGAGGCAGAAAG ctATAATCTGTCCTGTGAGATCGAGCCGCTGTCGGAGTCGGCCAGCAACACCCTCAGAGCCAAGAAGAACGGCGGGATCATGAAACGATGGAGCGA CCGGCAGCTGACGGAGGCCGGCTGCAGTGGCGGCGCCGGCTCCCATTCAAAGTCGTTCGATCACTCCCACTACAGGCCGTACCAGGGGGGCGGCGGGGACAGCGGCGACGCCCTCAGCGTCACGTCCGTCAGCTCCAGCGGCTCCGACCTGGAGGACGTGAACACCAGCTTTCTATCGGATTCACCGGAGGGACATGAGAGGAAG acgTCGACTCCGTCGGTGAAACTCACCGTGTCTGCTTTGGGGAGAGAAGCTCCAGCTGCAGACACGACCTCAACG TGTCCCCCTCAGTTCTGGGAATGCACGTCTCTGTCCTCCCTGGACACGTCAGGGATGGGATCCAGCTCTGGCTCGGCCTCGGGCTCCAGCAGCACCTCCTCGTCTTCTGTCTCCTCCTCCACGCCGCTGTCCGCCTCGCGCTCGCACAAACGCTCGGTGTCGGCCGTGTCCAACTACTCTACGCTGTCGCTGCCGCTCTACAACCAGCAGGTGGACGACTGCTGCATCATCCGGGTCTCGCTGGACGTGGAGAACGGCAACATGTACAAGAGCATCCTG GTGACGAGTCAAGACAAAACTCCGGCGGTGATCAGGAAGGCGATGATCAAACACAACCTGGAGCGGGAGAAAACGGAGGACTACGAGCTGATGCAGAAGATCTCAGAGGACAAAG AGCTCCGGATCCCAGACAACGCCAATGTCTTCTACGCCATGAACTCCACTGCCAACTACGATTTTGTGCTGAAGAAGCGCGGCTCGGCCCGGCCGGTGCGGGCCAAGAATGTGGCCAGTTCGACGCTGCCTCGCATGAAACAGAAGGGACTGAAGATTGCAAAAGGGATTTTCTGA
- the LOC122828206 gene encoding ral guanine nucleotide dissociation stimulator-like isoform X1, translating to MVFSPAMLTEAGSVKQGQLLEMFDSSWKVRSIWDGVKLEVVEDRSPVVLHSFTHLDPDLPLVESSTQEIGEEAEEDAIFTITLRKMQLHQSASKGQRWLGVDTDSALSLYETCKVRTIKAGTLERLVEYMVSAFRGKDSTYVTIFLCTYRSFATTKQVLDLLLNRYAKLQNVPAVSAHRVSQDDCTELRNTVSSILGAWLDQYSEDFWSPPNYECLHQLLAYLHLHFPGSDLERRARNLLAHFHRRQQCEPDSDGEHIGCPFATQEESGFEDELPAFSFLSFDPIMVAEQFTLMDADLFKKVVPYHCLGGIWSQRDKKGKEHLAPTIRATVAQFNSVTNCVITTCLSNPALKPNQRARLIERWIDVARECRILKNFSSLRAILSALQCNSIHRLKRTWDEVARESVRTFRELSEIFSDDNNYSLSRELLVKEGTSKFATLEINPKRAQRRHQQQRDLGVMQGTIPYLGTFLTDLVMMDTAMKDYTEGGLINFEKRRKEFEVIAQIKLLQLASNNYSFTQESHFREWFAAVEKLSEAESYNLSCEIEPLSESASNTLRAKKNGGIMKRWSDRQLTEAGCSGGAGSHSKSFDHSHYRPYQGGGGDSGDALSVTSVSSSGSDLEDVNTSFLSDSPEGHERKTSTPSVKLTVSALGREAPAADTTSTCPPQFWECTSLSSLDTSGMGSSSGSASGSSSTSSSSVSSSTPLSASRSHKRSVSAVSNYSTLSLPLYNQQVDDCCIIRVSLDVENGNMYKSILVTSQDKTPAVIRKAMIKHNLEREKTEDYELMQKISEDKELRIPDNANVFYAMNSTANYDFVLKKRGSARPVRAKNVASSTLPRMKQKGLKIAKGIF from the exons agcTCGACGCAGGAGATCGgcgaggaggcggaggaggatgCCATCTTCACCATCACCCTGAGGAAGATGCAGCTCCACCAGTCGGCCAGCAAGGGGCAGCGTTGGCTGGGTGTGGACACGGACTCCGCCCTGAGCCTCTACGAGACGTGCAAGGTGCGGACCATCAAGGCCGGCACGCTGGAGAGGCTGGTGGAGTACATGGTGTCGGCCTTCAGGGGCAAAGACTCCACCTACGTCACCATCTTCCTCTGCACCTACCGATCCTTCGCCACCACCAAGCAGGTCCTGGATCTCCTGCTCAACAG ATATGCCAAACTCCAAAACGTTCCTGCAGTTTCTGCACACAGAGTCTCCCAGGACGACTGCACGGAGCTGAGAAA CACCGTCTCGTCCATCCTGGGTGCGTGGTTGGACCAGTACTCCGAGGATTTCTGGAGCCCTCCGAACTACGAATGTCTGCACCAGCTCCTGGCCTACCTCCACCTCCACTTCCCCGGGTCGGACCTGGAGCGCCGCGCCCGCAACCTGCTGGCCCACTTCCACCGCCGACAGCAGTGTGAGCCCGATTCCGATG ggGAACACATTGGCTGCCCCTTCGCCACGCAGGAAGAGAGCGGTTTTGAGGACGAGCTTCCTGCTTTCAGTTTCCTGTCGTTTGACCCCATCATGGTGGCGGAGCAGTTCACGCTCATGGACGCG GATCTGTTCAAGAAGGTGGTGCCGTACCACTGCCTCGGTGGCATTTGGTCTCAGCGGGACAAGAAGGGCAAGGAGCACCTGGCTCCCACCATCCGAGCCACTGTGGCCCAGTTCAACTCGGTGACCAACTGTGTGATCACCACCTGCCTGAGCAACCCGGCGCTGAAGCCCAACCAGAGAGCCCGGCTCATCGAGAGGTGGATCGATGTGGCGCGG GAATGTCGGATCTTGAAGAACTTCTCCTCTTTGCGAGCGATCCTCTCTGCCCTGCAGTGCAACTCCATCCACCGCCTGAAGAGGACCTGGGACGAAGTTGCTCG GGAAAGCGTCAGAACCTTCAGAGAGCTTTCTGAAATCTTCTCAGACGACAATAACTATTCCTTGAGTCGAGAGCTGCTGGTGAAG gAGGGAACCTCAAAGTTTGCAACTTTAGAAATCAACCCCAAACGAGCTCAGAGGAGACACCAGCAGCAGAGAGACTTG GGAGTCATGCAGGGGACCATCCCTTATTTGGGAACATTCCTAACGGACCTGGTGATGATGGACACTGCCATGAAGGATTACACAGAG ggtGGTCTGATTAACTTTGAGAAGAGGAGAAAg gAATTTGAGGTTATTGCTCAGATCAAACTTCTCCAGTTGGCCTCCAACAACTACAGCTTCACTCAGGAAAGCCACTTCAGAGAGTGGTTCGCAGCCGTGGAGAAACTCAGCGAGGCAGAAAG ctATAATCTGTCCTGTGAGATCGAGCCGCTGTCGGAGTCGGCCAGCAACACCCTCAGAGCCAAGAAGAACGGCGGGATCATGAAACGATGGAGCGA CCGGCAGCTGACGGAGGCCGGCTGCAGTGGCGGCGCCGGCTCCCATTCAAAGTCGTTCGATCACTCCCACTACAGGCCGTACCAGGGGGGCGGCGGGGACAGCGGCGACGCCCTCAGCGTCACGTCCGTCAGCTCCAGCGGCTCCGACCTGGAGGACGTGAACACCAGCTTTCTATCGGATTCACCGGAGGGACATGAGAGGAAG acgTCGACTCCGTCGGTGAAACTCACCGTGTCTGCTTTGGGGAGAGAAGCTCCAGCTGCAGACACGACCTCAACG TGTCCCCCTCAGTTCTGGGAATGCACGTCTCTGTCCTCCCTGGACACGTCAGGGATGGGATCCAGCTCTGGCTCGGCCTCGGGCTCCAGCAGCACCTCCTCGTCTTCTGTCTCCTCCTCCACGCCGCTGTCCGCCTCGCGCTCGCACAAACGCTCGGTGTCGGCCGTGTCCAACTACTCTACGCTGTCGCTGCCGCTCTACAACCAGCAGGTGGACGACTGCTGCATCATCCGGGTCTCGCTGGACGTGGAGAACGGCAACATGTACAAGAGCATCCTG GTGACGAGTCAAGACAAAACTCCGGCGGTGATCAGGAAGGCGATGATCAAACACAACCTGGAGCGGGAGAAAACGGAGGACTACGAGCTGATGCAGAAGATCTCAGAGGACAAAG AGCTCCGGATCCCAGACAACGCCAATGTCTTCTACGCCATGAACTCCACTGCCAACTACGATTTTGTGCTGAAGAAGCGCGGCTCGGCCCGGCCGGTGCGGGCCAAGAATGTGGCCAGTTCGACGCTGCCTCGCATGAAACAGAAGGGACTGAAGATTGCAAAAGGGATTTTCTGA
- the LOC122828206 gene encoding ral guanine nucleotide dissociation stimulator-like isoform X2: MVFSPAMLTEAGSVKQGQLLEMFDSSWKVRSIWDGVKLEVVEDRSPVVLHSFTHLDPDLPLVESSTQEIGEEAEEDAIFTITLRKMQLHQSASKGQRWLGVDTDSALSLYETCKVRTIKAGTLERLVEYMVSAFRGKDSTYVTIFLCTYRSFATTKQVLDLLLNRYAKLQNVPAVSAHRVSQDDCTELRNTVSSILGAWLDQYSEDFWSPPNYECLHQLLAYLHLHFPGSDLERRARNLLAHFHRRQQCEPDSDGEHIGCPFATQEESGFEDELPAFSFLSFDPIMVAEQFTLMDADLFKKVVPYHCLGGIWSQRDKKGKEHLAPTIRATVAQFNSVTNCVITTCLSNPALKPNQRARLIERWIDVARECRILKNFSSLRAILSALQCNSIHRLKRTWDEVARESVRTFRELSEIFSDDNNYSLSRELLVKEGTSKFATLEINPKRAQRRHQQQRDLGVMQGTIPYLGTFLTDLVMMDTAMKDYTEGGLINFEKRRKEFEVIAQIKLLQLASNNYSFTQESHFREWFAAVEKLSEAESYNLSCEIEPLSESASNTLRAKKNGGIMKRWSDRQLTEAGCSGGAGSHSKSFDHSHYRPYQGGGGDSGDALSVTSVSSSGSDLEDVNTSFLSDSPEGHERKTSTPSVKLTVSALGREAPAADTTSTFWECTSLSSLDTSGMGSSSGSASGSSSTSSSSVSSSTPLSASRSHKRSVSAVSNYSTLSLPLYNQQVDDCCIIRVSLDVENGNMYKSILVTSQDKTPAVIRKAMIKHNLEREKTEDYELMQKISEDKELRIPDNANVFYAMNSTANYDFVLKKRGSARPVRAKNVASSTLPRMKQKGLKIAKGIF, from the exons agcTCGACGCAGGAGATCGgcgaggaggcggaggaggatgCCATCTTCACCATCACCCTGAGGAAGATGCAGCTCCACCAGTCGGCCAGCAAGGGGCAGCGTTGGCTGGGTGTGGACACGGACTCCGCCCTGAGCCTCTACGAGACGTGCAAGGTGCGGACCATCAAGGCCGGCACGCTGGAGAGGCTGGTGGAGTACATGGTGTCGGCCTTCAGGGGCAAAGACTCCACCTACGTCACCATCTTCCTCTGCACCTACCGATCCTTCGCCACCACCAAGCAGGTCCTGGATCTCCTGCTCAACAG ATATGCCAAACTCCAAAACGTTCCTGCAGTTTCTGCACACAGAGTCTCCCAGGACGACTGCACGGAGCTGAGAAA CACCGTCTCGTCCATCCTGGGTGCGTGGTTGGACCAGTACTCCGAGGATTTCTGGAGCCCTCCGAACTACGAATGTCTGCACCAGCTCCTGGCCTACCTCCACCTCCACTTCCCCGGGTCGGACCTGGAGCGCCGCGCCCGCAACCTGCTGGCCCACTTCCACCGCCGACAGCAGTGTGAGCCCGATTCCGATG ggGAACACATTGGCTGCCCCTTCGCCACGCAGGAAGAGAGCGGTTTTGAGGACGAGCTTCCTGCTTTCAGTTTCCTGTCGTTTGACCCCATCATGGTGGCGGAGCAGTTCACGCTCATGGACGCG GATCTGTTCAAGAAGGTGGTGCCGTACCACTGCCTCGGTGGCATTTGGTCTCAGCGGGACAAGAAGGGCAAGGAGCACCTGGCTCCCACCATCCGAGCCACTGTGGCCCAGTTCAACTCGGTGACCAACTGTGTGATCACCACCTGCCTGAGCAACCCGGCGCTGAAGCCCAACCAGAGAGCCCGGCTCATCGAGAGGTGGATCGATGTGGCGCGG GAATGTCGGATCTTGAAGAACTTCTCCTCTTTGCGAGCGATCCTCTCTGCCCTGCAGTGCAACTCCATCCACCGCCTGAAGAGGACCTGGGACGAAGTTGCTCG GGAAAGCGTCAGAACCTTCAGAGAGCTTTCTGAAATCTTCTCAGACGACAATAACTATTCCTTGAGTCGAGAGCTGCTGGTGAAG gAGGGAACCTCAAAGTTTGCAACTTTAGAAATCAACCCCAAACGAGCTCAGAGGAGACACCAGCAGCAGAGAGACTTG GGAGTCATGCAGGGGACCATCCCTTATTTGGGAACATTCCTAACGGACCTGGTGATGATGGACACTGCCATGAAGGATTACACAGAG ggtGGTCTGATTAACTTTGAGAAGAGGAGAAAg gAATTTGAGGTTATTGCTCAGATCAAACTTCTCCAGTTGGCCTCCAACAACTACAGCTTCACTCAGGAAAGCCACTTCAGAGAGTGGTTCGCAGCCGTGGAGAAACTCAGCGAGGCAGAAAG ctATAATCTGTCCTGTGAGATCGAGCCGCTGTCGGAGTCGGCCAGCAACACCCTCAGAGCCAAGAAGAACGGCGGGATCATGAAACGATGGAGCGA CCGGCAGCTGACGGAGGCCGGCTGCAGTGGCGGCGCCGGCTCCCATTCAAAGTCGTTCGATCACTCCCACTACAGGCCGTACCAGGGGGGCGGCGGGGACAGCGGCGACGCCCTCAGCGTCACGTCCGTCAGCTCCAGCGGCTCCGACCTGGAGGACGTGAACACCAGCTTTCTATCGGATTCACCGGAGGGACATGAGAGGAAG acgTCGACTCCGTCGGTGAAACTCACCGTGTCTGCTTTGGGGAGAGAAGCTCCAGCTGCAGACACGACCTCAACG TTCTGGGAATGCACGTCTCTGTCCTCCCTGGACACGTCAGGGATGGGATCCAGCTCTGGCTCGGCCTCGGGCTCCAGCAGCACCTCCTCGTCTTCTGTCTCCTCCTCCACGCCGCTGTCCGCCTCGCGCTCGCACAAACGCTCGGTGTCGGCCGTGTCCAACTACTCTACGCTGTCGCTGCCGCTCTACAACCAGCAGGTGGACGACTGCTGCATCATCCGGGTCTCGCTGGACGTGGAGAACGGCAACATGTACAAGAGCATCCTG GTGACGAGTCAAGACAAAACTCCGGCGGTGATCAGGAAGGCGATGATCAAACACAACCTGGAGCGGGAGAAAACGGAGGACTACGAGCTGATGCAGAAGATCTCAGAGGACAAAG AGCTCCGGATCCCAGACAACGCCAATGTCTTCTACGCCATGAACTCCACTGCCAACTACGATTTTGTGCTGAAGAAGCGCGGCTCGGCCCGGCCGGTGCGGGCCAAGAATGTGGCCAGTTCGACGCTGCCTCGCATGAAACAGAAGGGACTGAAGATTGCAAAAGGGATTTTCTGA